The following proteins are encoded in a genomic region of Methylocella tundrae:
- a CDS encoding cysteine hydrolase family protein: MTKRALVVVDIQNDYFPAGKWPLSGIEAAADNAARLIASARAAGDLVVHIRHEFATDDAPFFTPGSEGAQVHPKARNLAGEHVALKHHVNAFRGTDLKETLDRNGVTEVVICGAMSHMCIDAAARAASDFGYQVTVVHDACATRDLEFDGVHAPAAEVHAAFMAALGFAYATLRSTDEYLDASKIQPKVA; this comes from the coding sequence ATGACCAAACGCGCTCTTGTTGTCGTCGACATTCAGAATGACTATTTTCCCGCCGGGAAATGGCCGCTGAGCGGCATTGAGGCGGCAGCGGACAACGCCGCCCGGCTGATCGCCTCCGCGCGCGCCGCGGGCGATCTTGTCGTCCACATCCGCCACGAATTTGCAACCGATGACGCGCCCTTCTTCACCCCCGGCTCCGAAGGCGCGCAGGTTCACCCCAAGGCGCGCAATCTCGCTGGCGAGCATGTGGCGCTGAAGCATCATGTCAACGCATTCCGCGGGACGGATCTCAAAGAGACCCTGGACCGAAACGGCGTCACGGAGGTCGTGATCTGCGGCGCCATGAGCCACATGTGCATCGACGCCGCCGCCCGCGCGGCCAGCGACTTCGGTTATCAGGTCACGGTGGTGCATGACGCCTGCGCCACGCGGGATCTCGAGTTCGACGGCGTGCATGCGCCGGCGGCGGAGGTCCACGCGGCGTTCATGGCGGCGCTCGGCTTTGCTTACGCCACATTGCGGTCCACCGACGAATATCTTGATGCGTCAAAAATCCAGCCGAAGGTCGCCTGA
- a CDS encoding winged-helix domain-containing protein → MDTALERIREKIAELETKIVDLRIAERELQALEKPAARRAKQAPEPEPKPKRASKKASEPAEARQTIGSAIAAVLEQHGALSAAEIAEHIKATGRDISNRTVSFALQALKKRGLVKNADGQWTPPKSRSRQASA, encoded by the coding sequence ATGGACACTGCACTCGAACGCATCCGCGAAAAAATCGCTGAACTTGAGACGAAGATCGTCGACCTGCGTATTGCCGAACGTGAGCTGCAAGCTCTCGAAAAGCCAGCGGCGCGAAGGGCAAAACAGGCGCCCGAGCCGGAGCCAAAGCCAAAGCGCGCTTCGAAAAAGGCGAGCGAGCCGGCTGAGGCGCGCCAGACGATAGGCTCTGCGATTGCTGCGGTGCTTGAGCAGCATGGCGCCCTTTCAGCCGCCGAGATCGCCGAGCATATCAAGGCCACAGGCCGGGACATCAGCAACAGAACGGTGTCCTTTGCGCTTCAGGCGCTGAAAAAGCGCGGACTCGTCAAGAACGCGGATGGCCAGTGGACGCCGCCCAAGTCCCGCTCCCGGCAGGCGAGCGCGTAA
- a CDS encoding methanol/ethanol family PQQ-dependent dehydrogenase: MSTLTLWCASAQSPPSFAKADQDGQWTMPAKDVASTRYSSLDQINAQNVKDLKVAFTFSTGTDRGVESAPLVVGDTMYIVAPYPNTLFALDLKNDGALKWRYDPKPSRASQGVACCDVVNRGAVFADGKLIYNTLDDYTVAVAADTGQEVWRTKMGEINKGETMTMAPLLARDKVLVGDSGGEMGVRGWAAALDVKTGKILWRAYNTGPDSDVLIGSEFKPFYDSEKGKDLGVTTWPADMWRHGGGSVWGWASYDPDLNLIYYGVSNPGPWNSTIRPGDNKWTSGIFARDADTGQARWFYQYSPHDLYDYDGVNEEILLDLTWKGQPRKVLVHPDRNGYVYVIDRTNGEVLSAEPFQAITSSTGVDLKTGRLQYVEAKRPKTGETVRDICPAPPGAKDWQPTAFSHKTGLLYIPHNNLCFDTEELDVGYIEGTPYVGANIHMKAGPGGNRGEYAAWDILKGKKVWAIKERFPVWSGTVVTAGDIAFYGTMEGWFKAVNANTGELLWQFKTGSGIISQPVTYRGPDGKQYVAVLSGVGGWSGAIVAGGLNKMDGTAALGFVNAMKDLPDVTTKGGMLYVFALP; this comes from the coding sequence ATGAGCACGTTGACGCTTTGGTGCGCCTCGGCGCAGTCCCCCCCGTCCTTTGCCAAGGCGGACCAGGACGGTCAATGGACCATGCCGGCGAAGGACGTCGCCAGCACGCGTTACAGCTCCCTCGATCAGATCAACGCTCAAAACGTCAAGGATTTGAAGGTCGCCTTTACATTTTCGACCGGAACGGACAGGGGCGTCGAATCCGCTCCGCTCGTCGTTGGCGACACCATGTATATCGTAGCGCCTTATCCGAATACGTTGTTTGCGCTGGATCTAAAGAATGATGGCGCGTTGAAGTGGCGCTACGATCCAAAGCCAAGCCGCGCCTCGCAGGGGGTCGCGTGCTGCGATGTGGTCAATCGGGGCGCGGTCTTTGCCGACGGCAAGCTGATCTACAATACGCTTGACGATTATACAGTCGCCGTCGCTGCGGACACGGGTCAGGAGGTTTGGCGCACCAAGATGGGCGAGATCAACAAAGGCGAGACCATGACGATGGCGCCTCTGCTCGCCAGAGATAAGGTCCTCGTTGGCGACTCAGGCGGGGAAATGGGCGTACGGGGCTGGGCCGCGGCGCTCGACGTGAAGACCGGAAAAATTCTTTGGCGCGCCTACAATACCGGCCCCGATTCTGATGTGTTGATCGGCTCCGAATTCAAGCCCTTCTACGACTCCGAGAAGGGAAAGGACCTCGGAGTAACAACCTGGCCCGCCGATATGTGGCGGCACGGCGGCGGCTCGGTTTGGGGCTGGGCGTCCTATGATCCAGATCTCAACCTGATCTATTATGGCGTGTCGAATCCTGGCCCCTGGAACTCCACGATCCGGCCGGGAGACAATAAATGGACATCGGGCATTTTCGCGCGCGATGCGGACACGGGTCAAGCGCGCTGGTTCTACCAATATAGTCCACATGACCTCTACGACTATGATGGCGTAAATGAAGAGATTCTGCTTGATCTCACCTGGAAGGGGCAGCCGCGAAAGGTGCTCGTCCATCCCGACCGCAATGGCTATGTCTACGTCATTGACCGTACCAATGGCGAGGTCTTGTCGGCCGAGCCTTTCCAGGCGATCACAAGCTCGACCGGGGTCGATCTGAAGACCGGCCGCCTTCAATATGTCGAGGCCAAGCGCCCCAAGACAGGAGAGACGGTCAGGGATATCTGCCCGGCGCCACCCGGTGCGAAGGACTGGCAGCCCACAGCCTTTTCTCACAAGACGGGCCTTCTCTATATCCCGCACAACAACCTCTGCTTCGACACGGAAGAGCTGGATGTCGGCTATATAGAAGGCACGCCCTATGTCGGCGCCAATATTCATATGAAGGCCGGGCCTGGCGGCAATCGCGGCGAATACGCCGCATGGGACATCCTTAAAGGCAAGAAAGTGTGGGCAATCAAGGAGCGGTTTCCTGTCTGGAGCGGCACGGTCGTCACGGCGGGCGATATCGCTTTTTATGGGACCATGGAGGGGTGGTTCAAAGCGGTAAACGCCAATACTGGCGAATTGCTTTGGCAGTTCAAAACCGGCTCTGGAATCATTAGCCAGCCGGTCACCTATCGCGGTCCCGACGGGAAGCAGTATGTCGCCGTTCTGTCGGGCGTCGGCGGCTGGTCCGGCGCGATCGTCGCCGGCGGCCTCAACAAGATGGATGGCACCGCCGCTCTCGGTTTCGTCAACGCCATGAAGGATTTGCCGGATGTAACGACGAAGGGAGGCATGCTCTATGTCTTCGCGCTTCCTTAA
- the ctaD gene encoding cytochrome c oxidase subunit I, translated as MVDQERVIRLPALVAPSPELEGRLHALWETAPGWRGIFVTVDHKEIGLRYIVTAFAFLIAGGLEALAMRLQLAGPNLRLLTPEQYDELFTMHGVSMIFLYAMPILSGFSNYLWPLLLGSRDMAFPRVNALSYWTFLFSGLFIYASFVLGVAPNAGWFNYAPYAEKAANPGVNIDFYALGMIFLGISTTVGAINFVVTIMRTRAPGMSINRLPIIVWGTLTASVANILVVPSVSLAFLMLWLDRNFGSHFFTEGNGGQPLLWQHLFWMFGHPWVYAVVLPAMGFVSDGLPIFCRRPLVGYTLVALSTVATMALGFGVWVHHMFATGISSMALAFFSSVSFVITVPSAIAVFCWIATIWTGRPQATAAFHFYAGMIALFVIGGVSGVMTASAPVDWQLTDTYFIVAHLHYTLIGINVFPVIGAFYTWLPKMTGRMLDEQLGKWNFWLMFIGFNLAFFPMHISGLLGMPRRVYTYPADMGWSSLNLITTIGSFLFAFGILLFIINVFVSLRRGAVAGANPWDAGTLEWLTPSPPPPYNFAAIPQVGSRHPLWEDRLGDAGASILDRGLALDDGREIVATTVLDGEPDRVLRMPGDSWLPFLLGVATTFVFIGLLAHVWALAAGATLACAVVLIVWLQPNPAPPLIITGEAEHV; from the coding sequence ATGGTCGATCAAGAGAGAGTGATCCGGTTGCCGGCTCTCGTTGCGCCCTCTCCCGAACTCGAAGGCCGTTTGCATGCGCTATGGGAAACCGCGCCGGGCTGGCGCGGCATTTTCGTCACTGTCGATCATAAGGAAATCGGCCTGCGCTACATCGTGACCGCCTTCGCGTTTTTGATTGCCGGGGGTCTCGAGGCGCTCGCCATGCGTCTGCAATTGGCGGGCCCCAATCTACGGCTGCTGACGCCGGAACAGTATGACGAACTCTTCACCATGCATGGCGTCTCGATGATTTTCCTCTATGCAATGCCGATCCTCTCGGGCTTTAGCAATTACCTCTGGCCATTGCTGCTCGGCTCGCGCGATATGGCGTTTCCGCGCGTCAACGCTCTGTCGTATTGGACTTTTCTCTTCTCCGGTCTTTTCATTTACGCGAGTTTTGTGCTTGGCGTCGCCCCGAACGCCGGCTGGTTCAATTACGCGCCCTATGCGGAAAAAGCCGCAAATCCGGGGGTCAATATCGACTTCTATGCCTTGGGGATGATCTTTCTCGGCATTTCGACGACGGTCGGCGCCATTAATTTTGTGGTGACCATCATGCGCACGAGGGCTCCCGGCATGTCGATCAATCGATTGCCGATCATCGTGTGGGGAACGCTGACCGCGTCAGTCGCAAACATCCTCGTCGTCCCGAGCGTCAGCCTCGCTTTCCTGATGCTCTGGCTCGATCGTAATTTCGGGTCGCATTTCTTTACGGAGGGCAATGGCGGACAACCGCTACTCTGGCAGCATCTCTTCTGGATGTTCGGCCACCCCTGGGTCTACGCCGTCGTGTTGCCGGCCATGGGCTTCGTCTCGGACGGCTTGCCTATCTTCTGCCGCAGGCCGCTGGTCGGCTACACGCTGGTCGCCCTGTCGACCGTCGCCACCATGGCGCTCGGCTTTGGCGTCTGGGTGCACCACATGTTCGCGACTGGCATTTCGAGCATGGCTCTTGCGTTCTTTAGCAGCGTATCTTTCGTCATCACCGTACCGAGCGCCATCGCCGTCTTTTGCTGGATCGCCACCATATGGACGGGGCGCCCCCAGGCAACCGCGGCGTTCCATTTCTACGCGGGCATGATCGCGCTTTTCGTCATCGGCGGCGTCAGCGGCGTGATGACGGCGTCGGCTCCCGTCGATTGGCAACTCACGGACACTTATTTCATTGTCGCCCATCTGCATTATACGCTGATCGGCATCAACGTCTTTCCTGTCATCGGCGCGTTTTACACCTGGCTGCCGAAAATGACGGGACGCATGCTCGACGAGCAATTGGGCAAATGGAATTTCTGGCTGATGTTCATCGGCTTCAACCTCGCCTTTTTTCCAATGCATATTTCGGGTCTTCTCGGAATGCCCCGGCGAGTCTACACCTACCCGGCCGACATGGGCTGGTCCTCGCTCAATCTGATTACGACGATTGGATCGTTCCTTTTCGCGTTCGGCATTCTTCTCTTTATCATCAACGTGTTTGTGAGCCTGCGCCGGGGGGCCGTCGCCGGCGCCAACCCCTGGGACGCGGGCACGCTCGAATGGCTGACGCCTTCGCCTCCGCCGCCCTATAATTTCGCCGCCATTCCGCAAGTGGGCAGCCGTCATCCTTTATGGGAGGACCGCCTCGGCGACGCCGGCGCGTCGATCCTAGATCGCGGCCTTGCTCTGGACGATGGGCGTGAGATCGTCGCGACAACAGTCCTCGATGGCGAACCCGACCGCGTGCTGCGGATGCCGGGGGACAGCTGGCTGCCGTTCCTTCTCGGCGTTGCAACCACTTTTGTCTTCATCGGTTTGCTGGCGCATGTCTGGGCGCTCGCAGCAGGAGCGACGCTTGCCTGCGCTGTTGTTCTCATCGTCTGGCTGCAGCCAAATCCGGCGCCGCCGCTGATCATCACCGGAGAGGCTGAGCATGTCTGA
- a CDS encoding GlxA family transcriptional regulator, with amino-acid sequence MRKHKDKEASSFPAITRRGGSGDPVEIGLLLYPGAQLAAVYGLTDLFGIANRLAEGHGGDATALRISHWRLDAAHACVESAFDTHPQLDSRPAVIIAPPSLAEPPERDATARLALWLAEQHRGGATLCSICAGAFLLAETGLLAGRLATTHWSHAETLAQRFPDIHVNADKLIVDDGDIITAAGLMAWTDLGLKLVDRLLGPTIMIETARFLLVDPAGREQRYYSSFSPKLRHGDEAILKTQHWLQAQGAQPRHVSLKAMAARAGLEERTFLRRFHKATGLKPTEYCQHLRVGRAREMLEFTSRRFDEIAFAVGYDDASAFRKVFLKVMGLTPADYRRRFSIAAGVGRPFLDERQ; translated from the coding sequence ATGCGAAAACACAAAGACAAAGAGGCGTCGTCATTCCCCGCGATCACGAGGCGCGGCGGCAGCGGCGATCCGGTCGAGATCGGCCTTCTCCTTTATCCCGGCGCGCAGCTCGCCGCCGTGTACGGATTGACCGATCTGTTTGGCATCGCAAACAGACTCGCTGAGGGACATGGCGGCGACGCGACCGCGCTTCGGATCAGCCATTGGCGACTGGACGCGGCGCACGCTTGCGTCGAAAGCGCCTTTGACACGCATCCTCAGCTTGATAGCCGTCCCGCTGTGATCATTGCGCCGCCGAGTCTCGCCGAGCCGCCGGAACGGGACGCAACGGCGCGCCTCGCTCTGTGGCTCGCTGAACAGCACCGCGGGGGAGCCACGCTCTGCTCGATCTGCGCGGGCGCCTTTCTTCTCGCCGAGACTGGCCTTCTTGCCGGACGTTTGGCGACGACGCATTGGAGCCACGCCGAGACGTTGGCGCAACGCTTCCCCGACATCCATGTCAATGCGGACAAGCTGATCGTCGATGACGGCGACATTATCACCGCGGCCGGCCTCATGGCCTGGACCGACCTCGGCCTGAAGCTGGTCGACAGGCTGCTCGGGCCAACAATCATGATCGAGACGGCGCGATTTCTTTTGGTCGATCCGGCCGGGCGCGAGCAGCGGTACTACAGCAGCTTCTCGCCGAAGCTTCGTCATGGCGACGAGGCTATTTTGAAGACGCAGCACTGGCTGCAGGCGCAAGGGGCGCAGCCGCGCCATGTGTCGCTAAAGGCGATGGCGGCGCGGGCCGGGCTCGAGGAGCGCACTTTTTTGCGCCGCTTCCACAAGGCGACGGGGCTTAAGCCTACCGAATATTGCCAGCATTTGCGCGTTGGCAGGGCGCGCGAAATGCTCGAATTCACGAGCCGGCGGTTTGACGAAATTGCCTTCGCCGTAGGCTATGACGATGCGAGCGCCTTCCGCAAAGTATTCCTCAAAGTGATGGGGCTGACGCCCGCGGATTATCGGCGACGGTTCAGCATAGCCGCCGGCGTCGGGCGCCCATTCCTTGACGAACGGCAGTAA
- a CDS encoding c-type cytochrome — MTGVSKIGEEYAKSAQHIEAGRQLFQAMNCSGCHSNGGGGMGPPLMKKNWIYGGSVENIASTIVEGRPNGMPTFRGLLPMEQVWEIAAFVKYMADHPTEK, encoded by the coding sequence GTGACCGGCGTCAGCAAGATCGGCGAGGAATATGCCAAAAGTGCTCAACATATCGAGGCCGGAAGGCAGCTTTTCCAGGCCATGAACTGCTCGGGCTGCCATTCCAACGGCGGCGGCGGCATGGGTCCGCCCCTCATGAAAAAGAACTGGATCTACGGCGGAAGCGTCGAGAATATCGCCTCCACGATTGTCGAGGGCCGGCCAAATGGCATGCCGACATTCCGCGGCCTGCTGCCTATGGAGCAAGTCTGGGAAATCGCAGCCTTCGTCAAATATATGGCTGATCACCCAACGGAGAAATAG
- a CDS encoding substrate-binding domain-containing protein has protein sequence MSSRFLKILTAVVTFTAVSAAAQGRELRVCADPNNLPYSDAKGAGFENKIAQVIASDIGADLSYFWFAQRRGFLRNTLNANACDVVIGIPAGMHMLRTTKPYYRSGYVFVTREDRPPITSFDDPSLAHLKIGVQLTGNDGVNTPPAHELGDRGIVSNIRGFMVYGDYAEAAPLQDIVSAVTKGDIDVAIVWGPQAGWFASKQPTPLRVTPVADARVPLPMSFDIAMGVRKSDEALAAELEAAMIRRRADIDAILADYRVPRFAIPSQKAEAAP, from the coding sequence ATGTCTTCGCGCTTCCTTAAGATCCTCACCGCGGTGGTGACATTTACCGCGGTTTCAGCGGCGGCTCAGGGGCGCGAGCTGCGTGTGTGCGCCGATCCCAATAATTTGCCATACTCCGACGCCAAGGGCGCGGGGTTCGAGAACAAGATCGCGCAAGTGATCGCCTCTGACATTGGCGCCGATCTCAGCTATTTCTGGTTTGCCCAAAGGCGCGGGTTTTTACGCAACACGTTGAACGCGAACGCCTGCGATGTGGTTATCGGCATCCCCGCCGGCATGCACATGCTGCGCACCACAAAGCCCTATTATCGGTCGGGCTATGTCTTCGTCACGCGCGAGGACCGTCCTCCGATCACAAGCTTTGACGACCCAAGCCTCGCCCATCTTAAAATCGGCGTGCAGCTGACAGGCAACGATGGAGTGAACACGCCGCCGGCTCATGAGCTCGGCGATCGTGGCATCGTCTCGAATATTCGAGGCTTCATGGTCTATGGAGACTATGCCGAAGCGGCTCCTCTGCAGGACATCGTCAGCGCGGTGACGAAAGGCGATATCGACGTTGCGATCGTCTGGGGCCCCCAGGCGGGCTGGTTCGCCAGCAAGCAGCCGACGCCGTTGCGCGTGACCCCTGTCGCCGACGCCCGCGTCCCGCTTCCGATGAGCTTCGACATCGCCATGGGCGTGCGCAAGTCTGATGAGGCGTTGGCCGCGGAGCTCGAGGCCGCGATGATCCGGCGGCGAGCCGACATAGACGCCATTCTCGCGGATTATCGCGTTCCGCGCTTTGCTATCCCAAGCCAAAAAGCTGAGGCGGCGCCATGA
- a CDS encoding c-type cytochrome: MRKIAPQRALRIGVTLGIAFACSGCAIARSDSKAEARQGATLISSLGCGYCHSIPGIEGADANVGPPLDHIGSRVYVAGVLRNTPENLQRWVQHPQAVVPGNAMPDLPMSDASARKIVAYLETLR, from the coding sequence ATGCGGAAAATAGCTCCTCAACGCGCTTTGCGGATTGGCGTCACGCTCGGCATCGCGTTTGCCTGCTCCGGATGTGCCATCGCGCGTTCAGATTCCAAAGCCGAAGCGAGACAGGGCGCCACGCTGATTTCAAGCCTTGGCTGCGGATACTGTCATTCGATCCCCGGCATTGAGGGCGCTGATGCGAATGTCGGGCCGCCGCTCGACCACATCGGCTCACGCGTCTATGTTGCTGGCGTTTTGCGCAATACGCCCGAAAATCTGCAACGCTGGGTACAGCATCCTCAAGCTGTCGTTCCTGGAAACGCCATGCCTGATCTTCCGATGAGCGACGCCTCCGCGAGAAAAATCGTCGCCTATCTCGAAACGCTGCGATAG
- a CDS encoding cytochrome c oxidase subunit 3: MSEIALGANGAGRAAIKGVPGVDPNGRASGWYGAWLIVATEGSLFAYVLFGYCYSLLQSAEKWPADGLPPLALASASTIVLIASSAALAWGQRCVATGATDRLVQALALTLALGVIFVGLQSRDWLHQSATISADAYHSFYVLTTGLDIVHATAGVIALAALLVWARLGRFDANRGGAVSIVAIYWHFIVIVWLFIFATFFLVPYLR; encoded by the coding sequence ATGTCTGAGATTGCGCTCGGAGCCAACGGCGCCGGACGGGCGGCGATCAAAGGCGTCCCCGGCGTCGACCCGAACGGTCGCGCGTCCGGCTGGTACGGAGCGTGGCTGATCGTCGCGACGGAAGGCTCGCTCTTCGCCTATGTGCTCTTCGGCTACTGCTATTCCTTACTTCAGTCAGCCGAAAAATGGCCCGCGGACGGCTTGCCGCCGCTCGCTTTGGCGAGCGCAAGCACGATCGTTCTGATCGCCAGCAGCGCCGCTTTGGCATGGGGCCAGCGGTGCGTCGCAACCGGCGCGACGGACCGGCTGGTCCAGGCGCTGGCGCTGACGCTTGCCTTGGGCGTAATCTTCGTCGGTCTTCAGTCCCGTGACTGGCTGCACCAAAGCGCGACAATTTCGGCTGACGCCTATCATTCATTCTATGTGCTGACGACCGGGTTGGACATCGTCCACGCGACCGCCGGCGTCATCGCGCTGGCGGCGCTGCTGGTCTGGGCGCGACTGGGCCGCTTCGATGCAAACCGCGGCGGCGCCGTCTCCATCGTCGCAATATACTGGCACTTCATCGTCATCGTCTGGCTTTTCATTTTCGCAACGTTCTTTCTCGTGCCCTATTTGAGGTGA
- a CDS encoding cytochrome c oxidase assembly protein, which produces MTQHYIPYCGVAPTPGSIKWNFDPVLLAILAAGACAYALAFWILKPSERAKLSLHPIAFAAGWIFLVAAFISPLCNLGVALFSARIGQHMVLALIAAPLLVIGGADILVARAFGRHGRRLTQSEIIAAPLLFALALWLWHMPAPYDAALHSHVVYWLMEISLLLTSVLLWRCLLRDLSRNPGAALAASLFTALQMTGIGALLAFAPRALFTVHFTTTQAFGLSPLEDQQLGGLIMWLPFGLILTIHVIGAIAATMRNAEQRPADFYRSVSR; this is translated from the coding sequence GTGACGCAGCACTATATCCCTTATTGCGGCGTCGCGCCGACGCCTGGATCGATCAAGTGGAATTTTGATCCCGTCCTTCTCGCGATCTTGGCTGCCGGCGCCTGCGCCTATGCGCTGGCGTTTTGGATCCTCAAACCATCAGAGCGCGCAAAGCTTTCACTTCACCCGATCGCCTTCGCGGCCGGCTGGATCTTTCTTGTCGCGGCGTTCATTTCTCCTTTGTGCAACCTCGGCGTCGCGCTTTTCTCCGCCCGCATCGGTCAGCATATGGTGCTGGCGCTGATCGCCGCGCCGCTCCTCGTTATTGGCGGCGCTGATATTCTCGTGGCGCGCGCCTTCGGTCGCCACGGCCGCCGACTGACGCAATCTGAAATCATAGCTGCGCCGCTGCTGTTCGCGCTGGCGCTGTGGCTCTGGCATATGCCTGCGCCCTACGACGCCGCGCTGCATAGCCACGTTGTCTATTGGTTGATGGAGATCAGCCTACTCTTGACGAGCGTGTTGTTGTGGCGATGTCTGTTGCGCGATCTCTCACGAAACCCCGGCGCGGCTCTCGCTGCGAGCCTCTTCACAGCTTTACAGATGACCGGCATCGGAGCCTTGCTCGCTTTCGCGCCGCGCGCGCTTTTCACCGTGCATTTCACGACAACGCAGGCGTTCGGCCTTTCGCCGCTTGAGGATCAGCAACTGGGCGGTCTTATTATGTGGCTGCCGTTCGGCTTGATCCTGACAATTCATGTGATCGGCGCCATCGCCGCGACGATGCGCAATGCGGAGCAACGTCCGGCGGACTTCTATCGCAGCGTTTCGAGATAG